The genomic region CGGGCGTTCAGGCGGTTCCAAGCGGGCCTTTTTCCACGCCAGATGACGTGCCAAAAGAAGTTCCTTGACCCTCCAGCGCGGCGTCCACGTCCGGATTTCAGGGTCATTTACTCTTCGTTTGGTATGCTCGGCACCAACTCTGTCAGCTATATCCGCATGTCTGCACTGAAGGTGAGTACACTGAAACCTGTCTCCACGGCGGTTGGCCGGATGGGGAAACCAGCAGTTCGGACAAGTTTGCGAGCTATAAGCGGAATTGGTGTCCTCTCGACGAAAACCTTTCGCCGACGCCACAAAATCAAGCCGGTCGTTGAGCAGCGAACGACTCAGGAGCATCACCCGGCGCGAAAGCGCTTTGCTCGGTGTCGGGGTGCGAAAATCGAGTTTCTCCACGCCCAAAATTTTCATCTGTCGGACGGCCACCAGGCTGTAAATCGCCGTGTTGATGATTCTGGCCGCCGTTTGACGTTGTTTTCGCGTCATCTCCCGTTGTTTTTTTGTTCCAAGGTTGAATTTCCGAATCCGGTTGGCTTTCTCCCGGTCTCCGGTGGTCCAGGCCGCCTTTCTCACCGCGTGAAGCTTGTTTCGGCGTTGCCCTTTGGTTCTGAGCTGTTCCGACGTTTTTTCCAAAAATGAACCCAGTTCCGTTCCATACCGGTTTCCCTGCTCATCGGTGAACACTTCCGTGATACCAATGTCCACCCCGGCAGTTTCCGTTTCGACGCCAGTCAATTCTGGCAGCACACCTTCGAGCGGGTGCGTTTGATGGACCTCAACCCGGTCGCTCCCGGCCTCGACCACCACTCGCAGCGTGCCTTTGATTTCGGCATTTCCACGCGACTCCCAGTGGGCTGACATCGTACATATCGGCATCCACCACCATTGAACGCGCCATTCGGACCTGCGGCAACCGGCCCCGGCACTTCCTCGCCTGCCTCCGCAAATAATTCCTCACTTTGCGTTTCCCGGCTTCAGTCACCTCGATGCGTGGGTTTTCCGGCGCTCGCGCTTTGATCAAGGCGTGGATTCGCCGTTCATCCATCAGCAACCACAACGCATACTGCCGCTCCGCTTCGCTCCATTCGGTTTTGCTTCTTACTTTGCGGCGTAACTTCTCGCCCAGCGCCGCCCAATATTTCACCACTGTTTCCCGCGCTTCTTTAAACGCCGCTTTCCACATCCGTCCCTGCACTCCAGACCGACTCCGGTAGCCTTCCTTCACCAGCCGATCCCGCCGCTCCCGTTCCGACCGGTCTTGCGCAAAGTTGTTTCCCGCCGTGTAGTAGGACAAATGATTCTGTTTCTCTCTGGCATACGCCCGCACGATATTCCGCAACCGCTTCCGCTTCCCCTGGTTGATTGCTCTTGAATATCGTTTCACCGTTCGTCTCATTCGGCTGCCTCCGGCCTTCCACCCTCAACCGTCTCGACTATCTTTTTGACTTCTTTTCCGTAGCGTCGTAATCCGTACACCCGTGGCGAGAAATTCTCGATGATCTTCATCAAATCCTTTGTCACTTCTTCCTGCGGCGACAAACTCTCGTGACCCATCACCACCAGTTTCGTTCCGTGCGCCTCACAAAACCGCTCAAACCAGCTCCAGCCAAACCTCACCAGCCGATCTTGATGTGCCAGAATGATTTCCCCGATTTCCTCCGCTTCCACCTGCTCCATCAACCGGACAAATCCCTTCCGATCATAATTCAACCCCGATCCGATGTCCTCCACCCACTCATCTATTACCTGTCCCGTCCCCAGATTCCACGCTTCCACCGCTCGCTTTTGCGCTTCCAAATCCTTCCGCTGGCCCGAACCCGAGACCCGGCAATAGGCCACTCGTTTTCGTTTGGAGGCCAGTGCGTCCACTGGATTCCCCGCCGCCGCCATGTATTCAAGATATTGCTCGTGCGTGTAAAATCGCTTCCCCGTCGGCGTCCGGTGGGCTTTTAATATCCCTTTCCGATCCCAACTCTGTAACGTAATCACTGCCCGTCCGATTAAGGCGCCAAATTCGCGTGGTTTATATATATTCATACATAACTTTATATAGCAACAAAATATAAAACTCAAGAACTATTCTAACTCTCCTGACCAATTTCATCACATTGTCGAGCGGTATTTTGCTTCCGAGTATCGTTCCCGTGGGCGGGTTATTGCCCGTAAACTAGTTCAATTTAAAGCAGTTCGGAGTTCAGACAAAGGTTTTCCATTTGGGCGGGAATTCCGAACCTTCATCTGTCACGGTGAAATTGTAGCCTGCGGATATTACTGGGATGGGCACGACCCGTTGATGCACCTGTCTCCTGCCGAAGCAGCACAGGTCGCCAATCTGGCGTTGGAAGCCGCCACCCGGCTCAACGTCCCGTTCGTTGCGGTTGATGTCGGTCAACTGGTCAATGACGAATGGATTGTGATCGAAGCCAACGACGCTCAATTTGCCGGAACCACCAGCCAGATCAACCGGCTGGCGTTGTGGAATTCACTTCTGGATATCGTCAGTCGTCAGTAGTCAGTCGTCAGTAGTTCACTCAGTTTATTTGATCTCCGTTGCGGAAGGTCAGCTTTCGCCCGGATGGGCGCTGGAAGCGTTTGGTGGCAAGAGTTTGGCGAAAATTCTGAAGTTCTTGGGGGTTTTGATCCAGCGCCCATCCGGGCGCGAACCATTCGCGGCCTGCGTCCGGTGGGTGCGCCTCAAAGCAGGCTTCCCACCGGCTACTCTCCGGCGCCCTCCGGGCGGGGGTTGTCAAGCTCAAGTGACCTTTCCGCAAGGGAGATCAAATAAACTGAGCGAACTACTAACGACTGACTACTGACTACAAACTGGTATCACACATTCCACCCAGGAATGCGTGTTCCGCATTCGGGGCAGTATTTCGAAGCCCGTTCCAGTTGATGATTGCAGCCGGGACAAGCTCGGCGTTGTTGCAACGGTTGTCCGCACTCTGAGCAAAACCGGGTGCCGGTCGTCGGTGCGTTGCAATGCGGACAGGTTGCGGGAATGGCATTTTGAACATCATCTGGTGTTGCCAAAACAACGCCCCACCGTCCCTGACGAAACAACTGGCTTTGCGCCCCTTGAGCACGAGCAGCGGCGCGTTCTTCTTCAAAAGCCGGGGCGCAATCTTTGCAGATGCCATATTGCGCATTCCAGCACACTTCCGGACACACCCATCGTCCACACCGCTGACATTGATGGAAATACTGCTGGGCTTCCTGGACTGCAATCTCAAAAGCGCGGTCATGCTCGGTACCACGAAA from Acidobacteriota bacterium harbors:
- a CDS encoding transposase, translating into MSAHWESRGNAEIKGTLRVVVEAGSDRVEVHQTHPLEGVLPELTGVETETAGVDIGITEVFTDEQGNRYGTELGSFLEKTSEQLRTKGQRRNKLHAVRKAAWTTGDREKANRIRKFNLGTKKQREMTRKQRQTAARIINTAIYSLVAVRQMKILGVEKLDFRTPTPSKALSRRVMLLSRSLLNDRLDFVASAKGFRREDTNSAYSSQTCPNCWFPHPANRRGDRFQCTHLQCRHADIADRVGAEHTKRRVNDPEIRTWTPRWRVKELLLARHLAWKKARLEPPERP
- a CDS encoding IS607 family transposase codes for the protein MNIYKPREFGALIGRAVITLQSWDRKGILKAHRTPTGKRFYTHEQYLEYMAAAGNPVDALASKRKRVAYCRVSGSGQRKDLEAQKRAVEAWNLGTGQVIDEWVEDIGSGLNYDRKGFVRLMEQVEAEEIGEIILAHQDRLVRFGWSWFERFCEAHGTKLVVMGHESLSPQEEVTKDLMKIIENFSPRVYGLRRYGKEVKKIVETVEGGRPEAAE
- a CDS encoding zinc ribbon domain-containing protein codes for the protein MIRFTSNHSDLSNSNGFQFKFYCDKCHNGHLTRFQNSMGGTAEGLLRAAGSLFGGIFHQAANSVDYLQNTFRGTEHDRAFEIAVQEAQQYFHQCQRCGRWVCPEVCWNAQYGICKDCAPAFEEERAAARAQGAQSQLFRQGRWGVVLATPDDVQNAIPATCPHCNAPTTGTRFCSECGQPLQQRRACPGCNHQLERASKYCPECGTRIPGWNV
- a CDS encoding ATP-grasp domain-containing protein, with the translated sequence MKLKNYSNSPDQFHHIVERYFASEYRSRGRVIARKLVQFKAVRSSDKGFPFGREFRTFICHGEIVACGYYWDGHDPLMHLSPAEAAQVANLALEAATRLNVPFVAVDVGQLVNDEWIVIEANDAQFAGTTSQINRLALWNSLLDIVSRQ